The following proteins come from a genomic window of Mustelus asterias chromosome 1, sMusAst1.hap1.1, whole genome shotgun sequence:
- the plk2b gene encoding serine/threonine-protein kinase PLK2b, with protein MEILRTITYQQNSKMCEQPLGKSTEHRFTKRQEELTYSSTEMSRIITDPATGKCYCRGKVLGKGGFAKCYEMTDLTTNRVFAAKIIPHTRVAKPHQREKIDREIELHRTLHHKHIVHFYHHFEDKENIYILLEHCSRRSMAHVLKARKVLTEPEVRYYLRQIVSGLKCLHEQEILHRDLKLGNFFINESMELKIGDFGLAAKLEPVEQRSRTICGTPNYLSPEVLNKQGHGCESDIWALGCVMYTMLLGRPPFETTNLKETYKCIREARYSMPSTLSLSAKQLIANMLAKNPEDRPSLDDILHYDFFTQGFTPERLSQTCCHYAPDFHLSSPAKNFFKKAAAAIFGGKKDKAKFLDNHNKLGKDDYDEIYKLKNDLKKMSLNDQLSIKSRLAEESTLSSKSLTVHVKPEATSPMKDDEQQIGDSIKMIVRGTLGSCSSSSESLEDSTMGSVADTVARVLKGCLENMPEGDCLPKQQLSFSFQWVTKWVDYSNKYGFGYQLSDHTVGVLFNNGTHMSLLADKKTIQYYAELGQCSIFSALDVPEKFISQVTILKYFAHYMEENLMEGGDLPSSTDAQKPRLCLLQWLKSDRALMMLFSDGTFQVNFYHDHTKIIICNHDEEYLLTYINEDRVSATFKLSTLLMSGCSQELRTRMEYALNMVQQRFN; from the exons ATGGAAATACTGAGGACTATCACTTACCAGCAAAACTCCAAGATGTGCGAGCAGCCTCTCGGCAAGTCCACCGAGCACCGCTTCACCAAGAGACAGGAAGAGTTGACCTACTCCAGCACGGAGATGTCCCGGATTATAACCGACCCCGCCACCGGCAAATGTTACTGCAGAGGAAAAGTGTTGGGAAAG GGTGGTTTTGCCAAATGCTACGAGATGACCGACCTGACTACTAACCGTGTCTTTGCTGCAAAGATCATCCCGCACACCAGAGTGGCCAAGCCCCATCAGAGGGAGAAA ATTGATCGAGAGATTGAGCTGCACCGAACGCTTCACCATAAACACATCGTTCACTTCTACCATCACTTTGAAGATAAAGAGAATATTTACATCCTTTTGGAACACTGCAGCAGAAGA TCAATGGCTCACGTACTGAAAGCTAGGAAGGTGCTGACAGAACCAGAAGTGCGATACTATCTCCGGCAGATAGTATCAGGACTGAAGTGTCTACATGAACAAGAAATCTTGCACAGAGACCTCAAATTAG GTAACTTCTTCATCAATGAGTCTATGGAATTGAAAATAGGGGACTTTGGGTTAGCGGCTAAATTGGAACCAGTGGAGCAACGGAGCAG GACTATCTGTGGCACGCCAAATTATTTGTCTCCTGAAGTTCTCAACAAGCAAGGGCATGGCTGTGAATCTGATATCTGGGCATTGGGCTGCGTAAT GTACACAATGCTGTTGGGGCGGCCTCCATTTGAGACAACCAACCTAAAAGAAACCTACAAATGTATAAGAGAAGCAAGATATTCAATGCCATCAACACTGTCGCTGTCTGCCAAACAATTGATAGCCAACATGCTTGCAAAAAATCCAGAGGATCGACCAAGTTTAGATGACATCCTGCATTATGACTTTTTCACTCAG GGATTTACACCTGAGAGATTGTCACAGACCTGCTGTCATTATGCACCAGACTTTCATCTGTCCAGCCCTGCCAAGAACTTCTTCAAAAAGGCAGCTGCAGCAATATTCGGTGGGAAGAAGGATAAAGCCAAGTTTTTGGACAATCACA ATAAACTAGGAAAAGATGATTATGATGAAATATATAAGCTGAAGAACGATTTGAAGAAAATGTCATTAAATGACCAATTGAGCATCAAAAGCCGATTAGCTGAG GAGTCAACGTTGTCTAGCAAGTCACTGACCGTCCATGTCAAACCAGAGGCCACCTCACCAATGAAGGATGATGAACAGCAAATTGGAGACTCCATTAAGATGATAGTGAGAGGCACTTTGGGAAGTTGCAGCAGTAGTAGTGAAT CTCTTGAAGATAGTACCATGGGAAGTGTTGCTGATACAGTTGCTAGAGTACTAAAGGGCTGCCTAGAAAATATGCCAGAAG GAGACTGTCTGCCAAAACAGCAGTTAAGCTTCTCCTTCCAGTGGGTCACCAAGTGGGTGGATTATTCGAATAAATATGGATTTGGGTATCAGTTGTCTGATCACACAGTTGGAGTCCTCTTCAACAATGGAACTCACATGAGTCTGTTGGCAGATAAAAA AACTATCCAGTActatgcagagctgggccaatgTTCTATCTTTTCAGCACTAGATGTGCCTGAAAAGTTCATTAGTCAAGTGACCATTCTGAAGTACTTTGCACACTATATGGAAGAAAATCTAATGGAG GGTGGAGATTTGCCCAGCTCAACAGATGCTCAGAAGCCCAGACTGTGTCTCCTTCAGTGGTTAAAATCTGACCGTGCTTTAATGATGCTCTTCAGTGATGGCACATTCCAG GTAAATTTTTATCATGATCATACAAAAATCATTATTTGCAACCATGATGAGGAGTACCTGCTTACTTATATCAATGAAGACAGAGTTTCTGCTACATTCAAGCTCTCAACACTTCTAATGTCTGGGTGCTCCCAAGAACTTCGTACTAGAATGGAATACGCATTGAATATGGTGCAACAAAGATTTAATTAA